The nucleotide window ATGACAAACAAGGCGAATTGCAAGTGTTACACGCAGCACAATTAGACAATGGCGGTGAAGGTTTCATCGTGATTGACGATTTAGTGGATACCGGCAACACCGCTCGCGCCATTCGCGAAATGTATCCGAACGCCCGTTTTGTTACCGTTTTTGCAAAACCGGCCGGTGCGGAATTGGTGGATGATTATGTAGTGGATATTCCACAAAATACGTGGATCGAACAGCCTTGGGATATGGGTATTTGTTTCGTTCCACCATTGGCTCGAAAATAATGTAAAAAGCCACCGCACTTTTTATTCATCGCGCTGGATAGTTTAGTCTATCGAATGCGCTATATAAAGCCCGCCGATTAGCCTGATGCTAAAAAGTGGGTTTTTATTTTTAATGACAAAGAAAATATATTAAAGGTTGCAATGATGATAGAGAACTCATGCCGAAAGATTAAAACAGAAACGACGCTTTTTTCTCGCTATCGTTCATCTTCCATCAAAACACTGCCAATAT belongs to Aggregatibacter sp. 2125159857 and includes:
- the gpt gene encoding xanthine phosphoribosyltransferase; the protein is MSEKYVVTWDMFHMHARKLSERLLPASQWKGIVAVSRGGLFPAAVLARELGIRHVETVCIASYNHDKQGELQVLHAAQLDNGGEGFIVIDDLVDTGNTARAIREMYPNARFVTVFAKPAGAELVDDYVVDIPQNTWIEQPWDMGICFVPPLARK